A single Fibrobacter succinogenes DNA region contains:
- a CDS encoding N-acetyl sugar amidotransferase, translated as MNYPVIKSKSERPYQICKCCVMDTSDEDIVFDENGICMRCKEYKERIEPEWNHGKGHEKQLQNLIQAIKDSGKGKEYDCILGLSGGLDSSYMLHLAVKEWGLRPFVFHIDAGWNLPVAEENIKRLTDKLGVKLHVDKMDWNEMREMQLAWFRTGLEMLDAPQDHAFISLIDKYSQKLGVKYILNGYNICTEIVADPASWEKGAGPTGDGTYIRDVIKKYCKIPIKNYTFTSGFKHKFVLPYLKGVKTIKPLNLVEFTKESMIKTLSDEYGYVPYGQKHFEDLITKFLEGWWQPTRFGHDIRRAQLSSLVVTGQLDRLKALEILEQPPLSEAESKELFKEVARRLEISEDELTKFHEMPACTEKFKSQERLYNFGIRLYELLGLEKRIRK; from the coding sequence ATGAATTACCCCGTAATTAAATCAAAGTCTGAAAGACCTTATCAAATTTGCAAGTGCTGTGTTATGGACACCAGCGACGAGGACATTGTTTTCGATGAAAACGGCATCTGCATGCGTTGCAAGGAATACAAGGAACGCATCGAACCAGAATGGAATCACGGCAAAGGTCATGAAAAACAACTTCAGAATTTAATCCAGGCAATCAAGGATAGTGGTAAGGGCAAGGAATACGACTGTATCCTTGGTCTTTCGGGTGGACTCGACAGCTCTTATATGCTGCACCTTGCCGTTAAAGAATGGGGACTGCGTCCGTTCGTATTCCACATCGATGCTGGCTGGAACCTTCCCGTTGCCGAAGAGAATATCAAGCGACTTACTGACAAACTTGGCGTCAAGCTCCATGTCGATAAGATGGACTGGAACGAAATGCGCGAAATGCAACTCGCTTGGTTCCGTACGGGCCTCGAAATGCTCGATGCTCCGCAAGACCATGCATTTATTTCGCTGATTGACAAATATTCGCAGAAACTTGGTGTCAAGTACATTCTGAACGGTTACAACATCTGTACCGAAATTGTTGCTGATCCGGCTTCCTGGGAAAAGGGGGCGGGTCCCACTGGTGATGGTACTTACATCAGAGATGTCATCAAGAAATACTGCAAGATTCCTATAAAGAACTATACCTTCACAAGTGGGTTTAAGCACAAGTTTGTACTTCCGTATTTGAAGGGTGTAAAAACCATCAAGCCGCTGAACCTTGTGGAATTCACCAAGGAATCGATGATAAAGACCCTTTCTGACGAATACGGCTATGTGCCGTATGGCCAGAAACATTTTGAAGATCTGATTACCAAATTTTTGGAAGGATGGTGGCAACCGACCCGATTCGGCCACGATATCAGAAGGGCGCAGCTGAGCAGCCTTGTTGTTACGGGACAATTGGATAGACTCAAGGCTTTGGAAATTTTAGAACAGCCACCTTTGAGCGAAGCTGAAAGCAAGGAACTTTTCAAGGAAGTCGCAAGGCGACTCGAAATTAGCGAAGATGAACTCACCAAGTTCCATGAAATGCCTGCATGTACCGAAAAATTTAAAAGCCAGGAAAGACTCTACAATTTTGGAATAAGGCTGTACGAATTACTTGGGCTGGAAAAGAGAATCAGGAAATAA
- a CDS encoding glycosyltransferase, with amino-acid sequence MEHKMENYIILPKTADQTLLAKYYSLADVFTICSKRENFPTTCVEAQCCGTPVVGFDTGGTKETSIESQDDFVRYGDIDALAEKTMCKLCGNSKDIAEKAQKEYSKETMSKRYMETYDRGGRKKRVLLIDVNCKGSSTGKIVYDLYTNLRADGRSAAICYGRGKNIEEENIYKFGLDWETNIHAGLSRITGYNGYFSYFSTRRLIDYIEQFKPDLIHIHELHAYFVNIKPLIEYIKSRNIPVVWTFHCEYMYTGKCGHAYECRNYQNKCGNCPAVKDYPKSLWLDKTRQMLEMKKNLLGDWNFTIITPSQWLADRVKTSFLKDKKINVIHNGIDTRVFHPVDANELRKELKISEDCKVVLAVAPNIMSESKGGKWILQLAEKMKIENVFFVLVGKL; translated from the coding sequence ATTGAGCATAAGATGGAAAACTATATAATTCTACCCAAAACAGCAGACCAAACGCTATTGGCTAAATACTACTCGTTAGCCGATGTGTTTACCATTTGCTCTAAGCGCGAAAATTTCCCGACAACTTGCGTTGAGGCTCAATGTTGTGGAACGCCTGTGGTTGGTTTTGATACTGGTGGAACAAAAGAAACATCTATCGAATCTCAGGATGATTTTGTACGCTACGGCGATATTGACGCCCTTGCAGAAAAAACGATGTGTAAATTATGCGGTAATTCAAAAGATATTGCTGAAAAAGCCCAAAAGGAATATTCCAAGGAAACCATGTCCAAACGGTACATGGAAACATACGACCGTGGAGGCCGAAAAAAAAGAGTCTTGCTGATTGATGTCAACTGCAAGGGGTCGTCTACAGGGAAGATTGTTTACGATTTGTACACAAACTTGCGAGCTGATGGACGATCCGCTGCGATTTGCTATGGTCGTGGAAAAAACATTGAAGAAGAAAACATATACAAATTTGGTCTGGATTGGGAAACGAATATTCATGCGGGGCTTTCTCGTATTACGGGGTACAACGGATATTTCTCGTATTTTTCGACCCGAAGGCTAATAGACTATATCGAACAATTCAAGCCCGACTTAATTCACATTCATGAGCTTCATGCTTATTTTGTAAACATCAAACCGCTTATCGAATATATCAAGTCTAGAAATATTCCTGTAGTATGGACATTCCATTGTGAATACATGTATACAGGCAAATGTGGACATGCGTATGAATGTAGAAATTACCAAAATAAATGCGGCAACTGCCCCGCTGTAAAAGATTATCCCAAGAGCTTGTGGCTTGATAAGACCAGGCAAATGCTTGAAATGAAAAAGAATTTGCTCGGTGATTGGAACTTTACGATTATCACCCCGTCGCAGTGGTTAGCAGACAGGGTAAAGACATCTTTTTTGAAAGATAAAAAAATTAATGTCATTCACAATGGGATTGATACAAGAGTATTTCATCCTGTTGACGCAAATGAATTGAGAAAGGAACTAAAAATTTCCGAAGATTGTAAGGTTGTTCTTGCAGTCGCCCCAAACATCATGTCGGAGAGTAAAGGCGGAAAGTGGATATTACAACTTGCTGAAAAAATGAAAATCGAAAATGTCTTCTTTGTACTCGTGGGGAAACTGTAA
- a CDS encoding glycosyltransferase family 4 protein, whose amino-acid sequence MDILFFSNIPSPYSIAYINELGKLANVIAVYEKQSFKHRDSSWKSFSAPNVKKIVIMKGLPLGRIYKISFEPIFQIWKHRNSRIIIANPLTPCGILSIFFCKLLRIPFIIQSEGGLAKNGKGLKEHFKKIVMRGASLYLSGMNPKHDYFLAYGATTEKIKQYPFSSLYKKDFPNRLLNQKEKCILRTELGIEEKNVVLFVGQFIYRKGVDVLLNALSITHSEVGLYLIGGKETQEYRDIIDQFGLKNIHFMEYIELNSLKKYYRAADFFVLPTREDTWGLVINEAMTYGLPIITTDKCVAGLELIDDGINGFLVPAENTNALVEKIDLLLDNPNLCNKMALNNFEKIKDYSYENMAHVIYNYLNNFNT is encoded by the coding sequence ATGGATATTTTGTTTTTTTCCAACATTCCTTCTCCATATTCTATAGCTTATATAAACGAGTTGGGAAAATTAGCAAATGTTATTGCTGTATACGAAAAACAATCTTTTAAACATCGAGATTCGAGCTGGAAGTCTTTTTCAGCTCCAAATGTGAAAAAAATAGTTATAATGAAGGGACTGCCTCTGGGCAGAATATATAAAATATCTTTTGAACCTATTTTTCAAATTTGGAAACATAGGAATTCAAGGATAATTATCGCAAATCCTTTAACTCCTTGTGGAATTCTATCCATTTTTTTCTGCAAGTTGTTGCGAATCCCCTTTATCATTCAAAGCGAAGGTGGGCTTGCAAAAAACGGCAAAGGTCTAAAGGAACATTTCAAGAAAATAGTGATGCGAGGAGCCTCCTTGTATCTAAGTGGAATGAATCCGAAACATGATTACTTTTTAGCATATGGGGCAACTACAGAAAAAATAAAACAGTATCCGTTTTCTTCGTTATATAAAAAGGATTTTCCTAACAGATTATTAAATCAAAAAGAAAAATGCATTTTACGAACCGAATTAGGAATAGAAGAAAAAAATGTTGTTCTTTTCGTTGGACAATTTATTTATAGAAAAGGTGTTGATGTTTTGTTGAATGCGTTGTCCATAACTCATTCCGAAGTTGGTCTATATTTGATTGGCGGAAAAGAAACTCAAGAATATCGTGATATTATTGACCAATTTGGCTTGAAAAACATTCATTTTATGGAATATATTGAATTAAACTCTTTGAAAAAATATTATAGGGCTGCAGATTTTTTCGTTTTGCCAACGAGAGAAGACACTTGGGGACTAGTAATAAATGAAGCCATGACTTATGGTTTGCCTATTATTACGACAGATAAATGTGTTGCTGGTCTTGAATTAATCGATGATGGAATAAATGGTTTTTTGGTTCCTGCCGAAAATACAAATGCTCTTGTAGAAAAAATCGATTTACTTCTTGACAATCCAAATTTATGTAACAAGATGGCTTTGAATAATTTTGAAAAAATAAAAGATTATAGCTATGAAAATATGGCACATGTAATATACAATTATTTGAACAATTTTAATACATAG
- a CDS encoding O-antigen ligase — protein MIYINYIVPFLLCFPMISRWIFPSAIETLFVIDFKFYNLYLPDLTLLLYLYFQRRICLVRKGLWQITFEKKLKLIAFLLIGYTFIIGVAYNNSEILLPLTSDFSWLWVTIIFVFYPLSKEQMENSKYIVIPTLIILCVETILYSFGILNYTSSTGNEIEHQEIANIFRISTTIGSATGTAFILMILGFICTSKYKISIMLKIFLYMVTSISMLLTISRASIFTWSIYLFTVCLVFYFSKGITVKKIFFIFLIFGAFVGSYHLGFFNPLIERNVQLSYDANVMTNRDRLFEKALNVVQESHYMGVGLGQVFPNKDIANCINSVYKTAPHNCYLVILAELGLWGLALFLFMIIMMTLQLDFSKAATIGWIGILLVNFNTEGVILHSEFWSVVVLFWLNLEKKNENIIHMHA, from the coding sequence ATGATTTATATTAATTATATTGTCCCTTTTTTACTCTGTTTTCCGATGATAAGCCGTTGGATTTTTCCTTCTGCTATTGAAACGTTATTTGTTATAGATTTTAAATTTTATAATCTATATTTACCAGATTTAACTTTACTTTTATATCTTTATTTTCAAAGAAGAATTTGCCTAGTTAGAAAGGGACTTTGGCAAATTACTTTTGAAAAAAAACTTAAACTTATTGCTTTTTTATTGATTGGCTATACTTTTATTATAGGCGTAGCCTATAATAATTCTGAGATACTTTTACCTTTGACGAGTGATTTTTCGTGGCTTTGGGTGACAATCATATTTGTATTTTATCCGCTTTCAAAAGAGCAGATGGAAAATTCTAAATATATTGTGATTCCAACATTAATTATTTTATGCGTTGAAACGATACTGTATTCTTTTGGAATTCTCAATTATACATCGTCAACAGGAAATGAAATTGAACATCAAGAGATTGCTAATATATTTAGAATTTCAACAACAATAGGATCTGCAACTGGGACGGCATTTATTTTGATGATTCTTGGCTTTATATGTACTTCGAAATATAAAATATCAATAATGCTTAAAATATTTCTTTATATGGTTACTTCAATTTCTATGTTACTTACAATTAGCAGAGCTTCCATTTTTACATGGAGTATCTATTTGTTTACGGTTTGTTTGGTGTTCTATTTTTCAAAAGGAATAACAGTAAAAAAAATTTTCTTTATTTTCCTTATATTTGGTGCGTTTGTTGGTTCTTATCATCTAGGATTCTTTAATCCTTTAATAGAAAGGAACGTTCAATTATCATATGATGCAAATGTTATGACTAATAGAGACCGTTTATTTGAAAAAGCTTTAAATGTTGTTCAAGAATCTCACTATATGGGTGTTGGATTGGGACAGGTTTTCCCAAATAAAGATATTGCGAATTGCATTAACTCTGTTTATAAAACGGCGCCGCATAATTGCTATTTGGTTATACTTGCCGAGTTGGGGCTTTGGGGACTTGCTCTTTTTTTGTTTATGATAATAATGATGACGTTACAATTAGATTTCTCAAAAGCAGCTACAATAGGTTGGATAGGAATTTTGCTTGTTAACTTTAATACTGAAGGAGTAATTCTTCATTCCGAATTTTGGAGTGTAGTAGTTCTTTTTTGGTTGAATTTGGAGAAAAAAAATGAAAATATTATACATATGCATGCATAA
- a CDS encoding glycosyltransferase has protein sequence MKILYICMHNPFGRGDGGDLASHAYFNAFCKLANGAIDLICSNEIELKNNSEDNFTKGKIFFAPERPFFYKLLSVVTGRLNRYTRFAKRIIKKGHYEYVVFDHSSIAGQLVDYAKKNGVKTITIHHNYEYEYYKDNSKWLNRLLFLHHVVRNEKKAYQKSDLNLFLTKQDLVTFENVYKHSLNKNAVLGTFEYMSNTHLPQIRQNENGDCITFSITGTLCSFQTNDGIKYFFSKLFSCMPSKCKVIISGKNPTEDIILLCREHANVKLIKNPENMDDVIQQSDVYLCPTRIGGGLKLRVMDGLRNGIPVLCHEKAARGYDFFYDTPFFKIFHNEMEFKEYLIELIENVQEKNFSRIFIQEKYEEYFSFNSGFQRLKSIFETTFII, from the coding sequence ATGAAAATATTATACATATGCATGCATAATCCTTTTGGGCGAGGAGACGGAGGGGACCTAGCATCTCACGCTTATTTTAATGCGTTCTGCAAACTTGCTAATGGTGCTATTGATTTAATATGTTCTAATGAAATTGAATTAAAAAACAATAGTGAAGATAATTTTACTAAGGGAAAAATTTTTTTTGCCCCTGAACGTCCTTTTTTTTATAAACTGCTAAGTGTTGTAACAGGTCGTTTAAATCGATACACAAGATTTGCAAAAAGAATCATTAAAAAAGGACACTATGAATATGTTGTATTTGACCACAGCTCTATTGCAGGTCAGTTGGTTGATTATGCGAAAAAAAATGGCGTTAAAACGATAACTATACACCATAATTATGAATACGAGTATTATAAAGATAATTCAAAATGGTTAAATCGATTGCTTTTTTTGCATCATGTGGTGAGGAACGAAAAAAAAGCGTATCAAAAATCTGATTTGAATCTTTTTTTGACTAAACAAGATCTTGTAACTTTCGAAAATGTTTACAAACATTCTCTTAACAAAAATGCGGTTCTAGGAACATTTGAATATATGTCCAATACTCATTTGCCCCAAATTAGACAAAATGAAAATGGTGATTGTATAACATTCTCGATTACAGGAACTCTTTGTAGTTTTCAAACAAATGATGGAATTAAGTATTTCTTTAGCAAGTTATTTTCTTGCATGCCATCTAAATGCAAAGTTATCATCTCGGGGAAAAATCCAACAGAAGATATTATTCTGCTTTGTCGTGAACATGCTAATGTAAAATTAATAAAGAACCCTGAAAATATGGATGACGTAATTCAACAGTCTGATGTGTATCTTTGTCCAACAAGAATTGGAGGCGGTTTAAAATTAAGGGTAATGGACGGCTTACGAAACGGAATCCCTGTGCTCTGTCATGAAAAGGCGGCAAGAGGTTATGACTTTTTTTACGATACACCTTTCTTTAAAATTTTTCACAATGAAATGGAATTTAAAGAATATTTGATAGAACTAATAGAGAATGTTCAAGAAAAAAATTTTTCAAGAATTTTTATTCAAGAAAAATATGAAGAATACTTCTCTTTTAATTCTGGCTTTCAAAGATTGAAATCTATTTTTGAAACAACATTTATTATTTAG
- a CDS encoding polysaccharide pyruvyl transferase family protein, translating to MKKIGIVTFWNSQDNYGQLLQCFALSSFLKKMEYEPQLIKMRTVVKTTVFHKIVTFLTLLKTPSKLFYVLLEKKLVKKSRAMNDAHPRFFDDFRRKHIPSTDVIYIEDFFSNPLYFDAYITGSDQVWNSLSPLYFLQFAPNGAKKIAYAASMGGYKPNENERIALKNYVKDFDYVSLREKQALEFFKKYDVCQAECVPDPTLLLTKNDYKKLYEDKILFSRKPYILLYLLGNKLQFDVAKIYEYAKEKRLDVIYVASQGRTDKYSKEYPSIEGWLELVENAEMVVTNSFHGTVFSMIYRKRFTTLLLTGPFAKMNDRITDMLKKYGLEKQIFSGSLDEYDKDVDYNLFESILFKEQMYVQQKLRNVIGENVE from the coding sequence ATGAAAAAAATCGGAATTGTTACTTTCTGGAATTCACAAGATAATTATGGGCAGTTGTTGCAGTGTTTTGCATTGTCTTCATTTCTGAAAAAAATGGAATACGAACCGCAACTGATAAAGATGCGAACTGTTGTGAAAACGACTGTTTTTCATAAAATTGTAACATTTTTAACTTTATTAAAAACTCCTAGCAAGCTATTTTATGTTCTTTTGGAGAAAAAACTTGTAAAAAAAAGTCGAGCTATGAATGATGCTCATCCAAGATTTTTCGATGATTTTCGTAGAAAACATATTCCATCAACTGATGTTATTTATATAGAAGATTTCTTTTCTAATCCATTATACTTTGACGCTTATATAACAGGAAGTGATCAAGTTTGGAATTCTTTGTCGCCACTTTATTTTTTACAATTCGCTCCAAATGGCGCAAAAAAAATAGCTTATGCAGCATCAATGGGTGGATATAAACCAAACGAAAATGAACGAATCGCTTTGAAAAACTATGTTAAAGATTTTGATTATGTTTCTTTGCGAGAAAAACAAGCTTTAGAATTCTTTAAAAAATATGATGTTTGTCAAGCAGAATGTGTACCTGATCCGACGCTCTTGCTTACAAAGAATGATTACAAAAAACTTTATGAAGATAAAATTTTATTTTCAAGAAAACCCTACATATTGCTCTATCTTTTAGGAAATAAATTACAATTTGATGTCGCTAAGATTTATGAATATGCAAAAGAGAAAAGACTTGATGTGATTTATGTAGCAAGTCAAGGACGAACAGATAAATATTCTAAGGAATATCCTTCGATTGAAGGATGGCTTGAATTGGTGGAAAATGCAGAAATGGTTGTGACAAATTCATTCCATGGAACTGTATTTTCGATGATATATCGGAAAAGGTTTACAACACTACTTTTGACGGGACCTTTTGCAAAAATGAATGACCGAATTACGGATATGTTAAAAAAGTACGGCCTAGAGAAACAAATTTTTTCAGGAAGTCTAGATGAATACGATAAAGATGTTGACTACAATCTCTTTGAGAGCATTCTTTTTAAAGAACAAATGTATGTTCAACAAAAACTTCGGAATGTAATTGGAGAAAATGTAGAATAA
- a CDS encoding acyltransferase family protein, which produces MENSSNIVKYEYGQIAEKIYVLNILKCFGCIGVVFIHVNFPGLFGSVVERLSRFAVPVFFMISGFFAFDKNELIIKRRLKKILKILFVGSVLYFIQNVFSYAFRGVLNEFFIHFFQLKILFMAFVFCNWLASVLWYLIAMAETYALWYFVVKHNKENKFLSAIPFLFSLMIILNLICDSLNISWVFHTNFMTEAMPYFLLGYLIHKHKFILVKYHMYYYFLLFFFWGGLPFCQKLLKHLLISRVLE; this is translated from the coding sequence ATGGAAAATTCGTCAAATATTGTAAAATATGAATATGGCCAAATAGCTGAAAAAATTTATGTGTTAAACATTCTTAAATGTTTTGGCTGTATTGGGGTTGTGTTTATCCACGTTAATTTTCCTGGATTGTTTGGCTCTGTTGTTGAAAGACTGTCTAGATTTGCTGTTCCAGTTTTCTTTATGATTTCAGGCTTTTTCGCTTTTGACAAGAATGAATTGATCATAAAAAGAAGATTAAAGAAAATTCTGAAAATTCTTTTTGTTGGAAGCGTTTTGTATTTTATTCAAAATGTATTTTCTTATGCTTTTCGAGGTGTTCTTAATGAATTCTTCATACATTTTTTCCAATTAAAGATTTTGTTTATGGCTTTTGTTTTTTGCAACTGGCTGGCTTCAGTTCTTTGGTATTTAATCGCCATGGCAGAAACATATGCATTGTGGTATTTTGTTGTTAAACATAATAAAGAAAATAAATTTTTATCGGCAATTCCGTTTTTATTCTCTTTAATGATAATTCTTAATTTAATTTGTGATTCTTTGAATATTTCATGGGTGTTTCATACAAATTTTATGACAGAAGCGATGCCGTATTTTTTGTTAGGTTATTTAATTCATAAACATAAATTCATTTTGGTTAAATACCATATGTATTATTATTTCTTATTGTTTTTTTTTTGGGGGGGGCTGCCGTTTTGTCAAAAATTATTAAAGCATCTATTGATTTCTCGTGTGTTGGAATAA
- a CDS encoding oligosaccharide flippase family protein — MSQLKLGALLSYVALALQNLVALLYTPFMLRMMGKSEYGLYSIAASIVAYLTILDLGFGNAIVRYTAKFRAEDKLDEQYEMFGMFFLLYCGIGLIALLAGGVLYWNAENIFDVSMTANELSRTKVILALMVFNLAITFPFSLFGSIITAYEQFVFQKVVAIVRIVLNTATMIVLLNFGYKAIAMVVVTTIFNVLTLVLNFWYCKHYLKIKLKFARFKWDFLKEVSIYSFWIFLNAIMDRIYWSTGQFVLGAYSGTAVVAVFAVAIMLESMYMSFSTAISGVFLPKVTAMAVRDSDGKSISDLFIKTGRIQYCVMILVLTGFFLFGRPFIYLWAGAGYDDAYIIAMLFFVPLTVPLIQNLGITILQARNQMKFRSLLYLIISLVSLGAQIPLSKYYGGIGCACAIAGALVLGQILVMNVYYQIKQKIDIVGFWIEIVKMSIVPAVLTVLTYHVLHLYAIDSVVKLVTGIVLYLLVYLPLFFMFSMNSYERDLILKPIKKILKRA, encoded by the coding sequence ATGTCTCAGCTTAAATTAGGTGCACTTCTTTCATACGTAGCTTTGGCTCTCCAAAATTTGGTGGCGTTACTCTACACACCCTTTATGCTTCGCATGATGGGCAAGTCGGAGTATGGACTTTATTCTATTGCGGCCTCCATTGTTGCGTATTTGACGATTCTTGATTTGGGCTTTGGTAACGCCATTGTCCGTTATACGGCAAAGTTCAGGGCCGAAGATAAACTAGATGAACAGTACGAAATGTTCGGGATGTTTTTCTTGCTGTATTGCGGTATTGGCCTGATTGCGTTGCTAGCCGGTGGAGTTCTGTATTGGAATGCTGAGAATATTTTTGATGTGTCCATGACGGCGAATGAACTTTCGCGTACAAAGGTTATCCTTGCACTGATGGTTTTCAATTTGGCGATTACGTTTCCGTTCAGCCTCTTTGGCTCTATCATCACGGCGTACGAACAGTTTGTGTTCCAGAAGGTGGTCGCCATCGTACGCATTGTCTTGAATACTGCGACGATGATTGTCCTTCTGAACTTTGGCTACAAGGCGATTGCCATGGTGGTCGTTACGACCATATTCAATGTCTTGACGCTTGTACTGAATTTCTGGTATTGCAAGCACTACCTGAAAATCAAACTGAAATTTGCTAGATTCAAGTGGGATTTTTTGAAAGAAGTATCAATCTATTCTTTTTGGATATTCCTGAATGCTATTATGGACCGTATTTATTGGAGTACGGGACAGTTCGTGCTTGGAGCATATTCCGGTACAGCTGTTGTTGCTGTATTTGCTGTTGCAATAATGTTGGAAAGTATGTATATGAGTTTTTCAACGGCTATTAGTGGAGTTTTTCTTCCAAAGGTGACTGCAATGGCAGTGCGCGATTCCGATGGAAAATCTATTTCGGACTTATTTATCAAAACTGGTAGAATTCAATATTGCGTAATGATTCTTGTACTTACGGGATTCTTCCTTTTTGGTCGACCGTTTATTTATTTATGGGCTGGGGCCGGCTACGATGACGCCTATATTATCGCAATGCTGTTCTTTGTCCCACTGACTGTTCCGCTGATTCAGAATTTGGGAATTACAATCTTGCAAGCCCGCAATCAGATGAAATTCAGGTCACTCCTGTATTTGATCATTTCTCTTGTTAGCTTAGGTGCACAGATTCCTCTGTCTAAATATTATGGTGGAATAGGTTGTGCATGTGCTATTGCCGGGGCGCTTGTGCTAGGGCAAATTTTGGTGATGAATGTGTATTATCAGATTAAGCAGAAAATTGATATTGTCGGTTTCTGGATTGAAATTGTAAAGATGTCTATTGTTCCTGCTGTATTGACCGTGTTGACCTACCATGTTTTGCATCTTTACGCCATTGATTCGGTTGTGAAACTCGTTACGGGCATAGTTCTTTATCTGTTGGTTTATTTACCCTTGTTCTTTATGTTTTCGATGAACTCCTACGAACGCGATTTGATTTTAAAGCCTATAAAGAAGATTCTCAAGAGGGCGTAA
- a CDS encoding Coenzyme F420 hydrogenase/dehydrogenase, beta subunit C-terminal domain, with product MNIPVLNCSSCAACANICSCSAISMQLNADGFYRPVIDAEKCVECGACERACPWNKSVENPNVADVSPKTVAAYAKDEAVRLQSSSGGIFTVLAERILDDGGVVVGVAQTAPTRFGHIVVDNKADVAKLRGSKYVQADVGLVYREVRSLLKTGRKVLFSGTPCQVAGLYAVLGNAATSADLFTVDVVCHGSPSVKVFEKYVAEIENDKSALVKSTRFRDKRNGWKLYSMTSSLSTISGDCFQISETLRENRFMRVFLQNICLNTSCADCHYGKLPRIADITLGDYWNIAQFHPEMDDDKGISVVLLNTAHGLSLFKSVEGKLSVCASKVEKAIAGNLCIVRSSQQHPKRTMFFTNLNKYTLNQLITMYCPPPSFAKRMYYRVRGMLGRIKRKLLNWFIIEC from the coding sequence ATGAATATCCCCGTCCTGAATTGCTCCTCCTGCGCGGCTTGTGCCAACATCTGTTCCTGTAGCGCGATTTCAATGCAGTTGAATGCCGATGGCTTTTATCGCCCGGTTATTGATGCGGAAAAGTGCGTCGAATGCGGTGCTTGCGAACGCGCTTGCCCATGGAATAAATCTGTTGAAAACCCGAATGTCGCGGATGTGTCGCCCAAAACGGTGGCAGCCTATGCGAAAGACGAGGCTGTCCGTTTGCAGTCTTCCAGCGGTGGAATATTCACTGTTTTGGCGGAGCGCATTTTGGATGACGGTGGGGTGGTGGTTGGTGTCGCGCAGACAGCTCCAACCCGTTTCGGGCATATTGTTGTTGACAACAAGGCTGACGTGGCAAAACTGCGCGGATCCAAGTATGTGCAGGCCGATGTCGGACTTGTGTATCGAGAGGTCCGTAGCCTGCTCAAGACTGGGCGCAAAGTGCTGTTTTCGGGGACGCCTTGCCAGGTGGCTGGTCTTTATGCGGTTCTCGGTAATGCGGCGACCTCTGCCGACTTGTTCACGGTTGATGTTGTGTGTCATGGTTCGCCTAGTGTGAAAGTTTTTGAAAAGTATGTTGCTGAAATAGAGAACGACAAGTCGGCTCTTGTGAAGTCCACCCGTTTTCGCGATAAGCGGAACGGGTGGAAATTGTACTCAATGACTTCGTCATTGAGTACAATCTCTGGAGACTGTTTTCAAATTTCTGAAACGCTTCGCGAAAACCGGTTCATGCGAGTGTTCTTGCAAAATATCTGCCTGAACACAAGTTGCGCCGATTGCCATTATGGCAAATTGCCTCGAATTGCTGATATTACGCTTGGGGACTATTGGAATATTGCGCAATTTCATCCCGAAATGGATGATGATAAGGGAATTTCTGTTGTATTGCTAAACACTGCCCACGGGTTGAGTCTATTCAAATCTGTAGAAGGCAAATTATCAGTATGTGCGTCAAAAGTTGAAAAAGCCATTGCGGGAAATTTGTGCATTGTTCGTTCTAGCCAACAACATCCAAAGAGGACAATGTTCTTTACCAATTTGAATAAATACACCCTTAATCAATTAATAACAATGTATTGTCCGCCTCCCTCCTTTGCGAAACGAATGTATTATCGTGTGAGAGGAATGCTTGGAAGAATAAAAAGAAAGTTGTTGAATTGGTTTATAATTGAATGTTAA